A genomic region of Stenotrophomonas sp. NA06056 contains the following coding sequences:
- a CDS encoding DUF6587 family protein → MDAGLLIQYLIIAVAVLVSAWVVLKKQAPGTVRKLRGALALALLKPGRAAWLQTLGRKIAPPATGGGGACGGCDSCGPTSPKQH, encoded by the coding sequence ATGGACGCCGGTCTGCTGATCCAGTACCTGATCATCGCGGTGGCCGTGCTGGTCAGTGCATGGGTCGTGCTGAAAAAGCAGGCGCCCGGCACCGTGCGCAAGCTGCGCGGTGCGCTTGCGTTGGCGCTGCTGAAGCCGGGCCGCGCGGCCTGGCTGCAGACGCTGGGCCGGAAGATCGCGCCGCCGGCCACTGGTGGCGGCGGCGCGTGCGGGGGCTGTGACAGCTGCGGGCCGACGTCGCCGAAGCAGCACTAG
- the carA gene encoding glutamine-hydrolyzing carbamoyl-phosphate synthase small subunit — protein sequence MTQAAILVLEDGTVFEGESVGAPGLSVGEVVFNTAMTGYQEVLTDPSYARQMVTLTYPHIGNTGMTDQDNEASKVWSAGLIVRDVPRRPSSWRSQVSLQDWLIQRGVVAIAGIDTRKLTRILREKGAQNGALMAGDGIDVEKALEAARKFPGLKGMDLAKVVTTEKTYTWTEGQLDLDANAFVSVPAKFKVVAYDFGVKTNILRMLAERGCEVTVVPAQTPAAEVLALKPDGVFLSNGPGDPEPCDYAIEAIKTFIDVKVPTFGICLGHQLLGLASGAKTIKMGHGHHGANHPVQDLDSGRVMITSQNHGFAVDETTLPATLRVTHRSLFDGTNQGIARTDVPAFSFQGHPEASPGPTDVGPLFDRFVNLMAEAKA from the coding sequence GTGACCCAAGCCGCAATCCTCGTCCTCGAAGACGGCACCGTATTCGAGGGCGAATCCGTAGGCGCGCCCGGCCTGTCCGTCGGTGAGGTGGTGTTCAACACCGCCATGACCGGCTACCAGGAAGTGTTGACCGACCCGTCCTACGCCCGGCAGATGGTCACGCTGACCTATCCGCACATTGGCAACACCGGCATGACCGACCAGGACAATGAAGCGTCCAAGGTGTGGTCGGCCGGCCTGATCGTGCGCGACGTACCGCGCCGCCCGAGCAGCTGGCGCAGCCAGGTGTCGCTGCAGGACTGGCTGATCCAGCGCGGCGTGGTCGCCATCGCCGGCATCGACACCCGCAAGCTGACCCGCATCCTGCGCGAGAAGGGCGCCCAGAACGGCGCGCTGATGGCCGGCGACGGCATCGATGTGGAAAAGGCATTGGAAGCCGCCCGCAAGTTCCCGGGGCTGAAGGGCATGGATCTGGCCAAGGTCGTCACTACCGAGAAGACCTACACCTGGACCGAAGGCCAGTTGGACCTGGACGCCAACGCGTTCGTCAGTGTGCCGGCCAAATTCAAGGTCGTGGCCTACGACTTCGGCGTGAAGACCAACATCCTGCGCATGCTGGCCGAGCGCGGTTGCGAGGTTACCGTGGTGCCGGCGCAGACCCCGGCCGCCGAGGTGCTGGCGTTGAAGCCGGACGGCGTATTCCTGTCCAACGGCCCGGGTGACCCGGAACCGTGCGACTACGCCATCGAGGCAATCAAGACTTTCATCGACGTGAAGGTCCCGACCTTCGGCATCTGCCTGGGCCACCAGCTGCTGGGCCTGGCGTCGGGCGCCAAGACGATCAAGATGGGCCATGGCCACCATGGTGCGAACCATCCGGTGCAGGACCTGGACAGCGGCCGGGTGATGATCACCTCGCAGAACCACGGCTTCGCGGTGGATGAAACGACCCTGCCGGCCACCCTGCGGGTGACCCACCGTTCGCTGTTCGACGGCACCAACCAGGGCATCGCCCGCACCGACGTGCCGGCCTTCTCGTTCCAGGGGCATCCGGAAGCGTCGCCGGGCCCGACCGACGTCGGTCCGCTGTTCGATCGTTTCGTGAACCTGATGGCCGAGGCCAAGGCTTGA
- a CDS encoding phosphoglycerate mutase — protein sequence MATATLLLPARSRFAVAALPDDVARALGRAATSQGDAGERAQLLRHFTVAAPQWPVAALTRQRDVGDAAGACWLRADPACMVPDMHGARMMGHGETLRPSLADTLALLPVLQPLFADAGFILDAPDPSRWYLRLPIGTELPEFDSPDEVLGDDLFSHLPPGDAGRRWRALMTEAQVLLHTHSWNQQRAAQGQQPINSLWFWGGGVMPVSVATPHAQVRSRDALLQGLAQAAGVAVDGEQSVDALVDLRQLRSLQQLGNDAIRPLLAALKRGELQRLVLDFEDGLQFQLDRGQRWQFWKKPRQLHDA from the coding sequence GTGGCGACGGCGACCCTGCTGTTGCCGGCACGCAGCCGCTTTGCGGTGGCTGCATTGCCGGATGATGTGGCGCGTGCCCTGGGCCGCGCCGCCACCTCGCAGGGCGACGCCGGTGAGCGTGCGCAGCTGCTGCGCCACTTCACGGTTGCCGCGCCGCAATGGCCGGTGGCCGCGTTGACCCGTCAGCGTGACGTCGGCGATGCTGCCGGCGCCTGCTGGCTGCGTGCGGACCCGGCCTGCATGGTGCCGGACATGCACGGCGCGCGCATGATGGGCCACGGCGAAACGCTGCGGCCCAGCCTGGCCGATACGCTGGCCTTGCTGCCCGTATTGCAGCCGTTGTTTGCGGATGCGGGCTTCATTCTGGATGCCCCCGATCCGTCGCGCTGGTATCTGCGGCTTCCCATCGGTACCGAGCTGCCGGAGTTCGACAGCCCCGACGAGGTGCTGGGCGATGACCTGTTCTCGCACCTGCCGCCCGGCGACGCGGGCCGTCGCTGGCGCGCGTTGATGACCGAGGCGCAGGTGCTGCTGCACACCCATTCGTGGAACCAGCAGCGTGCGGCACAGGGCCAGCAGCCGATCAATTCGCTGTGGTTCTGGGGTGGTGGCGTGATGCCGGTTTCGGTCGCCACGCCGCACGCGCAGGTGCGCAGCCGCGACGCATTGCTGCAGGGCCTGGCCCAGGCCGCAGGCGTAGCGGTGGACGGCGAACAGTCAGTCGATGCATTGGTCGACCTGCGCCAGCTGCGCTCGTTGCAGCAGCTGGGCAACGACGCCATCCGGCCGCTGTTGGCCGCGCTCAAGCGCGGCGAACTGCAGCGGCTGGTGCTGGACTTCGAGGACGGCCTGCAGTTCCAGCTGGACAGGGGCCAGCGCTGGCAGTTCTGGAAGAAGCCACGGCAGTTGCACGACGCCTGA
- the dapB gene encoding 4-hydroxy-tetrahydrodipicolinate reductase: protein MNQTPLRLLIHGASGRMGQALLRLAAEHPESLQIVAAVTGRAPAQRVIDGVPFFAASELPGAPVFDVAIDFSLPEGFDALLALCVERGAGLVSGTTGISTAQRQALEAAAVKIPLVWASNFSLGVAVLDELVERAAQALAGWNCDIVESHHTQKKDAPSGTALTLGAAAQRGGAEPQYASLRAGDIVGEHLVQFTGLGERIELVHRASNRDIFARGALFAARQLQGRAAGSYRVRDLLE, encoded by the coding sequence ATGAACCAGACTCCCCTGCGATTGCTTATTCACGGCGCCTCCGGGCGCATGGGCCAGGCCCTGTTGCGGCTGGCCGCCGAACACCCTGAATCCCTGCAGATCGTCGCTGCGGTGACCGGCCGCGCGCCGGCCCAGCGGGTGATCGATGGTGTGCCGTTCTTCGCTGCCAGCGAGTTGCCGGGGGCGCCGGTGTTCGACGTGGCGATCGACTTCAGCCTTCCAGAGGGCTTCGACGCACTGCTGGCACTGTGCGTGGAGCGCGGCGCAGGCCTGGTGTCGGGCACCACCGGCATTTCCACTGCGCAGCGGCAGGCGCTGGAGGCGGCGGCGGTGAAGATACCGCTGGTGTGGGCATCGAACTTCAGCCTGGGCGTGGCGGTACTGGATGAGCTGGTGGAGCGCGCTGCGCAGGCGCTGGCTGGCTGGAACTGCGACATCGTAGAGTCGCACCATACGCAGAAGAAGGACGCGCCCTCGGGCACGGCGTTGACTCTGGGCGCCGCGGCGCAGCGGGGCGGAGCCGAGCCGCAGTACGCCAGCCTGCGCGCCGGTGACATCGTCGGCGAGCATCTGGTGCAGTTCACCGGCCTGGGCGAGCGCATCGAGCTGGTGCACCGGGCCAGCAACCGCGACATCTTTGCCCGCGGGGCGCTGTTTGCCGCTCGCCAGCTGCAGGGCCGGGCGGCGGGCAGCTACCGGGTGCGGGACCTGCTGGAATAA
- the recJ gene encoding single-stranded-DNA-specific exonuclease RecJ produces the protein MSLAADAVPSTCDTPMIRRRDAVAPGSWPDGTLPLLARLYAARGAYTPELALPKLGNLHAPELLTGIDAAVDLLVHAIAADKRILVVGDFDCDGATACAVGVRGLRMLGAQHVFHAVPNRMVHGYGLSPSLVDELAALQPDLLVTVDHGIACHAGVTAAKARGWQVLVTDHHLPGPQLPPADVIVDPNLDGDAFPSKSLAGVGVIFYVLMALRRQMREAGVFADGKGPDLTTLLDLVAVGTVADLVVLDANNRALVSAGLRRLRNGQGCVGLKALIEASGRDAARLTATDIGFGLGPRLNAAGRLEDMALGIALLLTEDPRQARDIAQTLEQINAERRAVQQSMTDDAEQALSKVVLDTAGQRPVAACLFDADWHPGVVGLVASKMKDRLHRPVIAFAPAEPGADTLRGSARSIPGLHIRDALALVDARHPGLIERFGGHAMAAGLSMRLDHLAEFETAFVATALEMLDPAALQQQVLSDGELAADELDHRHADALRLAGPWGQGFPEPLFDGHFEVANWRVLKERHLKLELRLPGVPGTINAIHFGGWHGNAPGRHVHLAYRLACDDYRGGSAIQLIVEHCLPA, from the coding sequence ATGTCCCTTGCCGCCGATGCCGTGCCGTCGACCTGTGATACGCCGATGATCCGCCGTCGCGATGCCGTCGCGCCTGGCAGTTGGCCGGACGGCACGCTGCCATTGTTGGCCCGCCTGTATGCCGCACGCGGTGCGTACACGCCGGAGCTGGCGTTGCCCAAGCTGGGCAATCTGCACGCGCCCGAGCTGCTGACCGGTATCGATGCGGCCGTGGACCTGCTGGTCCACGCCATCGCCGCCGACAAGCGCATCCTGGTGGTCGGTGATTTCGACTGCGACGGCGCAACCGCCTGCGCGGTCGGCGTGCGGGGTCTGCGCATGCTCGGCGCGCAGCATGTCTTCCACGCGGTGCCCAACCGCATGGTGCATGGCTATGGTCTGTCACCGTCGCTGGTGGACGAACTGGCCGCGCTGCAGCCGGATCTGCTGGTCACCGTCGATCACGGCATCGCCTGCCATGCCGGCGTGACCGCAGCCAAGGCGCGTGGCTGGCAGGTGCTGGTGACCGATCACCATCTGCCCGGCCCGCAGCTGCCACCTGCAGATGTCATCGTCGACCCGAATCTGGACGGTGATGCCTTCCCCAGCAAATCGCTGGCCGGCGTGGGCGTGATCTTCTACGTGCTGATGGCGCTGCGCCGGCAGATGCGCGAAGCGGGTGTATTTGCCGATGGCAAGGGGCCGGACCTGACCACGCTGCTGGACCTCGTGGCCGTGGGCACCGTCGCCGATCTGGTGGTGCTGGATGCCAACAATCGCGCCTTGGTCAGCGCGGGACTGCGGCGGTTGCGCAACGGCCAGGGCTGCGTCGGCCTGAAAGCATTGATCGAAGCCAGTGGTCGCGACGCTGCACGACTGACCGCCACCGACATTGGCTTCGGTCTTGGCCCGCGCTTGAATGCGGCCGGTCGCTTGGAAGACATGGCGCTGGGTATCGCGCTGCTGCTCACCGAAGATCCGCGGCAGGCCCGCGACATCGCGCAGACGCTGGAGCAGATCAACGCCGAGCGGCGTGCGGTGCAGCAGTCGATGACCGATGACGCCGAACAGGCGCTATCGAAGGTGGTGCTCGATACCGCAGGGCAGCGACCGGTGGCGGCCTGCCTGTTCGATGCGGATTGGCATCCTGGCGTGGTTGGCCTGGTTGCGTCGAAAATGAAGGATCGCCTGCATCGTCCGGTGATCGCGTTTGCGCCGGCTGAGCCGGGTGCCGACACCCTGCGTGGCTCGGCCCGTTCGATTCCCGGCCTGCATATCCGTGACGCATTGGCGCTGGTCGATGCCCGCCATCCCGGTCTGATCGAGCGCTTCGGCGGTCACGCAATGGCGGCCGGCTTGAGCATGCGCCTGGATCATCTGGCCGAGTTCGAAACCGCGTTCGTCGCCACCGCGCTGGAAATGCTCGACCCGGCCGCACTGCAGCAGCAGGTGCTCAGCGACGGCGAACTGGCAGCGGACGAGCTCGATCATCGCCATGCCGATGCACTGCGCCTGGCCGGGCCCTGGGGACAGGGTTTCCCCGAGCCGCTGTTCGACGGCCACTTCGAAGTGGCCAACTGGCGCGTGCTGAAGGAACGACATCTGAAGCTGGAACTGCGCCTGCCCGGCGTACCGGGCACGATCAACGCGATCCACTTCGGTGGCTGGCACGGCAACGCGCCAGGCAGGCATGTCCACTTGGCCTATCGCCTGGCCTGCGATGACTATCGCGGTGGCAGCGCGATCCAGCTGATCGTCGAGCACTGCCTGCCCGCATGA
- the greA gene encoding transcription elongation factor GreA yields the protein MTMKGAQRLRDELDHLKSVKRPKVIAAIAEAREHGDLKENAEYHAAREEQGFIEGRIKQLEGELSHAEIIDVSKLNAGSKVVFGASVTLADVESDEEKKYQIVGDLEADIKLGLIAISSPVARAMIGKLEGDSIVIDAPAGQREYEIVSVSYQD from the coding sequence ATCACGATGAAGGGCGCGCAGCGACTGCGCGATGAGCTGGATCACCTGAAGTCGGTCAAGCGCCCGAAGGTGATCGCCGCGATCGCCGAAGCGCGCGAGCATGGCGACCTGAAGGAGAATGCCGAGTACCACGCCGCGCGCGAGGAACAAGGCTTCATCGAAGGCCGCATCAAGCAGCTGGAAGGCGAGCTGTCGCACGCCGAGATCATCGACGTGAGCAAGCTCAATGCAGGCTCCAAGGTGGTGTTCGGCGCCAGCGTGACCCTGGCCGACGTGGAATCGGACGAAGAGAAGAAGTACCAGATCGTTGGCGATCTGGAAGCGGACATCAAGCTGGGCCTGATCGCGATTTCCTCGCCGGTCGCCCGCGCGATGATCGGCAAGCTGGAAGGTGATTCGATCGTGATCGACGCGCCGGCCGGCCAGCGCGAGTACGAGATCGTCAGCGTCAGCTACCAGGACTGA
- the carB gene encoding carbamoyl-phosphate synthase large subunit, whose translation MPKRTDLKTILIIGAGPIVIGQACEFDYSGAQACKALRDEGYRVVLVNSNPATIMTDPEMADAVYIEPINWQTVEKIIAKEKPDALLPTMGGQTALNCALDLADNGVLEKYNVELIGAKRAAIMMAEDRELFRVAMGEIGLECPTAAVAHTLDEALEIQARVGYPTIIRPSFTLGGSGGGIAYNREELIEIVNRGLELSPTTEVLVEESVLGWKEFEMEVVRDTADNCIIVCSIENLDPMGVHTGDSITVAPAQTLTDKEYQRLRDASIAVLRKIGVDTGGSNVQFGINPDTGRVVVIEMNPRVSRSSALASKATGFPIAKVAAKLAVGYTLDELKNEITGGLTPASFEPSIDYVVTKIPRFAFEKFPAADARLTTQMKSVGEVMAMGRTFQESMQKALRGLETGKVGFDPTGLDLTNEDDLQTLRRELKAPGPERLFFVADAFRAGMSVEDIFKLSYIDPWFLDQIEEIIAAEAQVAADGIDALDAVRLRKLKRAGFSDARLAQLTGTNEAAIRALRRAHKVRPVYKRVDSCAGEFSTGTAYLYSTYEDECEAAPTNRDKIMILGGGPNRIGQGIEFDYCCVHAALALREDGYETIMVNCNPETVSTDYDTSDRLYFEPLTLEDVLEIVELEQPKGVIVQYGGQTPLKLARALEANGVPVIGTSPDSIDLAEDRERFQQLVDQLGLKQPPNRIARNDQEALLLAREIGYPLVVRPSYVLGGRAMEIVYGESDLARYVRDAVKVSNDSPVLLDRFLDNAVECDVDIIADAQGNVLIGGVMEHIEEAGVHSGDSSCSLPPYSLSAETQAELRRQVVELAKALNVVGLMNTQFAIQTSEEGEDTIFLLEVNPRASRTVPFVSKATGMPLAKIAARCMAGKTLEEQGATKEIVPDYYSVKEAIFPFAKFQGVDPILGPEMRSTGEVMGVGRTFNAAFARAQEAGGIKAPPVGKAFVSVRDPDKKRVLPVAKALLARGYSLVATRGTAAWLQQHGMDCEIINKVVEGRPHIVDSIKNGEIVYIVNTTEGRAAINDSFSIRREALQHRVTYSTTIAGAKALVDSLEFRGTGPVWSLQELHKELNA comes from the coding sequence ATGCCCAAGCGCACTGACCTCAAGACCATCCTCATCATCGGTGCCGGCCCGATCGTCATCGGCCAGGCCTGCGAGTTCGATTACTCCGGCGCCCAGGCCTGCAAGGCCCTGCGTGACGAGGGTTACCGCGTGGTGCTGGTCAACAGCAATCCGGCCACGATCATGACCGATCCGGAGATGGCCGACGCTGTCTACATCGAGCCGATCAACTGGCAGACGGTCGAGAAGATCATCGCCAAGGAGAAGCCCGACGCGCTGCTGCCGACCATGGGCGGCCAGACCGCGCTGAACTGCGCGCTGGACCTGGCTGACAACGGGGTGCTGGAGAAGTACAACGTCGAGCTGATCGGCGCCAAGCGCGCAGCGATCATGATGGCCGAAGACCGCGAGCTGTTCCGTGTGGCGATGGGTGAGATCGGCCTGGAGTGCCCGACCGCCGCCGTTGCCCATACCCTGGACGAAGCGCTGGAGATCCAGGCCCGCGTCGGCTACCCGACCATCATCCGCCCCAGCTTCACCCTGGGCGGCAGTGGCGGCGGCATCGCCTACAACCGTGAAGAGCTGATCGAGATCGTCAACCGCGGCCTGGAGCTGTCGCCGACCACCGAAGTGCTGGTCGAGGAGTCGGTGCTGGGCTGGAAGGAATTCGAGATGGAAGTGGTCCGCGATACCGCGGACAACTGCATCATCGTCTGCTCGATCGAGAATCTGGACCCGATGGGTGTGCACACCGGTGACTCGATCACCGTGGCCCCGGCGCAGACCCTGACCGACAAGGAATACCAGCGCCTGCGCGATGCCTCCATCGCCGTGCTGCGCAAGATCGGTGTGGATACCGGTGGTTCGAACGTGCAGTTCGGCATCAACCCGGACACCGGCCGCGTGGTGGTGATCGAGATGAATCCCCGCGTGTCGCGCTCCTCGGCGCTGGCCTCCAAGGCCACCGGTTTCCCGATCGCCAAGGTCGCTGCCAAGCTGGCCGTGGGCTACACCCTGGACGAACTGAAGAACGAGATCACCGGTGGCCTGACCCCGGCGTCGTTCGAGCCGTCCATCGACTACGTCGTCACCAAGATTCCGCGCTTCGCTTTCGAGAAGTTCCCGGCCGCCGATGCACGCCTGACCACCCAGATGAAGTCGGTGGGCGAGGTGATGGCGATGGGCCGTACCTTCCAGGAGTCGATGCAGAAGGCCCTGCGTGGTCTGGAAACCGGCAAGGTCGGCTTCGACCCGACCGGCCTGGACCTGACCAATGAAGACGACCTGCAGACCCTGCGTCGTGAGCTGAAGGCACCCGGTCCGGAACGCCTGTTCTTCGTCGCCGATGCGTTCCGCGCCGGCATGAGCGTGGAGGACATCTTCAAGCTGTCCTACATCGATCCGTGGTTCCTGGACCAGATCGAAGAAATCATCGCCGCCGAGGCCCAGGTCGCGGCCGATGGCATCGATGCACTGGATGCGGTACGCCTGCGCAAGCTCAAGCGCGCCGGCTTCTCCGACGCCCGCCTGGCCCAGCTGACCGGCACCAATGAAGCGGCCATCCGCGCGCTGCGCCGTGCCCACAAGGTGCGCCCGGTCTACAAGCGCGTGGACTCCTGCGCCGGTGAGTTCTCGACCGGCACCGCCTACCTGTACTCGACCTACGAGGACGAGTGCGAAGCCGCGCCGACCAACCGCGACAAGATCATGATCCTGGGCGGTGGCCCGAACCGCATCGGCCAGGGCATCGAATTCGACTACTGCTGCGTGCACGCGGCACTGGCGCTACGCGAGGATGGCTATGAAACCATCATGGTCAACTGCAACCCGGAAACCGTGTCGACCGACTACGACACCTCCGATCGCCTGTACTTCGAACCGCTGACCCTGGAAGACGTGCTGGAAATCGTCGAGCTGGAGCAGCCGAAGGGCGTGATCGTGCAGTACGGCGGCCAGACTCCGCTGAAGTTGGCGCGCGCGCTGGAGGCCAACGGTGTGCCGGTGATCGGTACCAGCCCGGACTCGATCGACCTGGCCGAAGACCGCGAGCGCTTCCAGCAGCTGGTCGACCAGCTGGGCCTGAAGCAGCCGCCGAACCGCATCGCCCGCAACGACCAGGAAGCGCTGCTGCTGGCGCGCGAGATCGGCTACCCGCTGGTGGTGCGCCCGAGCTATGTGCTGGGTGGCCGCGCGATGGAAATCGTCTATGGCGAATCCGATCTGGCCCGCTACGTGCGTGACGCGGTGAAGGTGTCCAACGATTCGCCGGTGCTGCTGGACCGCTTCCTCGACAACGCGGTGGAGTGCGACGTGGACATCATCGCCGACGCCCAGGGCAACGTCCTGATCGGTGGCGTGATGGAGCACATCGAAGAGGCGGGCGTGCACTCGGGCGATTCCTCCTGCTCGCTGCCGCCGTACTCGCTGTCGGCTGAAACCCAGGCCGAGCTGCGCCGCCAGGTGGTCGAGCTGGCCAAGGCCCTGAACGTGGTGGGCCTGATGAACACCCAGTTCGCGATCCAGACCAGCGAAGAGGGTGAAGACACCATCTTCCTGCTGGAAGTGAACCCGCGTGCCTCGCGCACCGTGCCGTTCGTGTCCAAGGCCACCGGCATGCCGCTGGCCAAGATCGCGGCCCGCTGCATGGCCGGAAAGACCCTGGAAGAGCAGGGCGCCACCAAGGAAATCGTGCCGGACTACTACTCGGTGAAGGAAGCGATCTTCCCGTTCGCCAAGTTCCAGGGCGTCGACCCGATCCTTGGGCCGGAGATGCGCTCCACCGGTGAGGTGATGGGCGTGGGCCGTACCTTCAACGCCGCTTTCGCACGTGCGCAGGAAGCCGGTGGCATCAAGGCGCCGCCGGTCGGCAAGGCCTTCGTGTCGGTGCGCGATCCGGACAAGAAGCGCGTGCTGCCGGTGGCCAAGGCCCTGCTGGCGCGTGGCTACAGCCTGGTCGCCACCCGTGGCACCGCCGCGTGGCTGCAGCAGCACGGCATGGACTGCGAGATCATCAACAAGGTGGTCGAGGGTCGCCCGCACATCGTTGATTCGATCAAGAACGGCGAAATCGTCTACATCGTCAACACGACCGAAGGGCGTGCCGCGATCAACGACTCGTTCTCGATCCGTCGCGAGGCGTTGCAGCACCGCGTCACCTATTCGACCACTATTGCCGGCGCCAAGGCGCTGGTGGATTCACTGGAATTCCGCGGTACCGGCCCGGTCTGGTCGCTGCAGGAACTGCACAAGGAGTTGAACGCATGA
- a CDS encoding DUF1176 domain-containing protein: protein MYRPLSALIASLLLPLASHAGNTPLEPGIEFVHHDWFLACDNTGTCRAAGYGPENADSLLGLMLERPGGPGTAVKARLRVGEDGESAMPEGEMRLQVNGRDLGAVQDTGADEAVTLRPAQVETLLAALPGRARIEVVDSRGTRWPISDHGAAAVLLKMDEAQGRVGTPGALVRRGTRAEASVPAAAAKPVIMRGVLAATRPGDSVLGGSKALRDALIATLGDSDDCPRLIEYTGTPEMVIQRLDDSHVLVQALCQMGAYNFSNGFWITRDQPPFAVEVVTLEAEGFSHEERTLYARYKGRGIGDCVSGSDWVWDGRRFQPSSVFSTGLCRGVPGGHWTLPTLVSEVR, encoded by the coding sequence ATGTACCGCCCGCTGTCCGCATTGATTGCCAGCCTGTTGCTGCCGCTCGCCAGCCACGCCGGAAACACACCGCTGGAACCCGGTATCGAGTTCGTGCACCACGACTGGTTCCTGGCCTGCGACAACACCGGCACCTGCCGCGCCGCCGGCTATGGCCCGGAGAACGCAGACAGCCTGCTGGGCCTGATGCTGGAACGCCCTGGCGGTCCCGGCACGGCAGTGAAGGCGCGGCTGCGGGTCGGTGAGGATGGCGAAAGTGCGATGCCTGAAGGTGAGATGCGCCTGCAGGTGAATGGACGTGATCTGGGCGCTGTGCAGGACACCGGGGCCGACGAAGCAGTGACGCTGCGGCCGGCGCAGGTTGAGACCCTGCTCGCCGCCCTGCCCGGCCGGGCCCGCATCGAGGTGGTCGACAGCAGGGGCACGCGCTGGCCGATCTCCGATCATGGTGCCGCCGCAGTGCTGTTGAAAATGGACGAGGCACAAGGGCGGGTGGGCACGCCCGGTGCACTGGTACGGCGTGGCACGCGTGCCGAGGCGAGCGTGCCGGCCGCAGCGGCCAAGCCGGTGATCATGCGCGGCGTGCTGGCGGCCACTCGCCCCGGCGATAGCGTGCTGGGCGGCAGCAAAGCGCTGCGCGACGCGCTGATTGCCACGCTCGGCGACAGCGACGACTGCCCACGCCTGATCGAGTACACGGGAACCCCGGAAATGGTGATCCAGCGGCTGGACGACAGTCACGTGCTGGTGCAGGCGCTGTGCCAGATGGGCGCGTACAACTTCAGCAATGGTTTCTGGATCACACGCGATCAGCCACCTTTCGCAGTGGAGGTGGTCACACTGGAGGCAGAGGGCTTCTCGCACGAGGAGCGCACGCTGTACGCACGCTACAAGGGCCGCGGCATCGGTGACTGCGTTTCCGGCTCGGACTGGGTATGGGATGGCCGCAGATTCCAGCCCAGCAGTGTGTTCAGCACCGGCTTGTGTCGTGGCGTGCCGGGCGGGCACTGGACCCTGCCGACGCTGGTCAGCGAGGTTCGTTGA